The Ziziphus jujuba cultivar Dongzao chromosome 12, ASM3175591v1 sequence CTGAAGCTAGAAGCTGATCTTCATGCTTCTGAGCCTTTGAGGGCAGAGGTTATCCAGTTAAGGACTGAAATTCAGAAGTTAAATTCTTTACGGCTGGAGCTGTTTTCCCAAGTCCAAGGCCTCACAAAGGATATTAATCAATTGCAAGCAGAGAATCAGCAACTGGTTGGCATGAGGGCTGATGTCGATGGAATGCACAAAGAGCTTGTTGAGGCCAGGTTTGACGTTGAATTTATGTTCAATTACTTTGCTGGTCTGGTTCTGTTTTTCTGCCccacttttctttttgggagTGGTGGTGGCACATACTTGGACAAGTACTAGGTTATCTGTCTGTTATGCTGGcaaatgatttttctttattatctttAAATTGAATGTCAAAGTACTTGTTAGGAGGGCTTATGAATACGAGAAGAAAGCCAATGAAGAACAAGTTGAACAGAAGCAAGCAATGGAAAAAAACCTCATTTCTATGGCTCGTGAAATAGAGATGTTACGGGCGGAGCAGCTGAATGTTGAGAGGAGGACACGGGGACTtggttttctctctttctctcacttTCACACACGTATACACGCAGACAAACACATTCACTTTTAATGAGTATGAGTACATTgagatttttttaatcatctgTACCTTTAGGAAGCAAAACGGTTTGAAGCCTCTGCTGTATTTCTACAGGTGGTGGGGTTTATGGTGTGTTGAATGGAAGCCCTGAAATGAGATATCCAGGTGTTGCATATGGTGATGGCTATGGCAGCCCTTGGGGACATTATGACAGACATGGCCCTTCTCGACGTTGATTTTTCATAATCATGTCTTAGAGTGCTTTGCTGTTGTTCTTCCATACTTATTAAGAACATATGGATTCACAAATGGTAGACAAATGGTAAAATGTTGTCTCAGGAGCCACCCCAACGCCACTTTGTTACCTTACCATTACAACCAATTTGGCTTCAAGCTGACATGCGAGGTCcccaaacataaaatactaaTCAAGGTTGCAGGATGCTGCAGGAGAATTGTAATGTGTTCTGTTTATAATGAAATGGGTAATTGCTGTTTATGGTGCTTTGATTTCAGATAATTGGTTTAAGCTGTCATTGTAAAGAAGTTAAAAATTCCAAAGGTGAAAAGTATTGCTTGTGTTTCTGTGCTTGTCTCCATATTTATTCATGATGTTTCGGCCCAGGACTTGCTAAATTAGATCCATACTGGTTAAGAATGCAAGTTAGAGTAGGCCTAATTAGAGTTGACCTGCTTTTACCAGAAAAAATTTGAGTTGATCTGctaaatagaatttattagaTGGACTCCAAATAGTTACTCCCATGGTGGAAAGGCATTGTCCAGTTTGCCTTGAAATCTAATATTTCTCAATTATTTtgatatgaattattttttagttatagaAATGATGAGAAATACACCTTGGTAAATAGTAAGGATTAATGAATCAATTTCACTACAAAGTAACATCGTAGCTGTTAAGCAAATTACACAGGAGCACAGTTGTCTAGaattaaaattgaaaggaaTTTCAGTCTGTCATTTTCAAagtttttaacaataaaaaatttaggcTACAATTACATTTCTAGATCTTCATAAGAGAATTTAGGCTCTATTTCTTGTGCTGAATCTTCTGCTAGCTTGTTGTTAATCATACTCTTATGCGGAGCTTgaaaccatttttattttttatttttaattcttttttcgtCCCTCATCCATCCAAAACCTCTGTTTCTTATCAGAAATCTAAAATATGGGTAATAAAGCAAAACGAGTAAGAATAGTGCACCATAAACGACTAAAACTATAATCATTGGAAAGATTATAAATGttcattattattctttattatttttctatattgggGGTATGAAAATTTGAATTCTGGATCTTTGCTAGACGAGATAGTGGATATGGCGAAGGCTGTTAAATAAGTAGAGCGTTTGTTTATAATAACTAGTGCCTTTGTTTCAGAGCCTTTGTTTCAAAGCCTTTGAAATTCTTTCGATAGTGGAAGGCGTTGTTCTACAACATCCTCCAATTAAGCTAGCTCCCGAATCACGCCATCTTCTTGAAAAACACTCGAATTTGTCATCATCGAAACACTTTGAAGGCTgtcattatttaaagaataaataaataaataaataatagatttgaacatgtggtttccattttatatgcattttatttattttcttttacctATCTATCTATAAGAGAGTTTTCTAAATATAAAGCCAACTTACCAGCCATCTCTTAGCTCTGCCATCCCATATTTCACCACTATTAGGATAAACAACAATTAGTTTATCTGTTATCTGGacaaggaaaaggaaaatttgtGTTAAAAATCACCTTGAACTGGAAAGAAACTCAATTTGCAATCCTTTATAGTTTAGAAATtagagaaaattatttatttttacctcCCTGAATTTGCAGATGAGGTTTTCAATAAAATGAGGAGGTGCACAGTTTATTCCCACAGCATGTACTCTGTCACTTTTGTTGATTATCTCAAGGCATTCCTTGAAGCTTTCTCCTGATGGGGCATTCTCACCATCTACAGAGCTAAAGCAGATCCAAGATGGCATTTCGATGTTTTCTTCTTCAAGCAACTCCACACATGCCTGAAATATTCCTCAAAATTTTAGGCAAATATCTACTGGAAAATTAGATATTCTAATTCTGTAGGATGGTCAGGGTAAATGTGCTCAAAGTTAGAAATTGTGAAGCATAACAGGTAATACTGCATCTGTCTATTTGGTTCTAAAGAACTAATAAAAAGTTCATAAAGGTTTCCATTTTTAGAGTGACTGCTGAGTTGAAATTTCGAGAAACAacaatttatatcaaattaataaaagacTTAAACTACAATTATTagtaaataaaacccaaaaaaaaaaaaaaagaaa is a genomic window containing:
- the LOC107429446 gene encoding protein FLX-like 3 isoform X1 produces the protein MQHREMQRVLAENRHVIDDNTLLQRELTAAKDEIHRLGQVIPKLRAEKEANIRVLIERGLKLEADLHASEPLRAEVIQLRTEIQKLNSLRLELFSQVQGLTKDINQLQAENQQLVGMRADVDGMHKELVEARRAYEYEKKANEEQVEQKQAMEKNLISMAREIEMLRAEQLNVERRTRGLGFLSFSHFHTRGGVYGVLNGSPEMRYPGVAYGDGYGSPWGHYDRHGPSRR
- the LOC107429446 gene encoding protein FLX-like 3 isoform X2 — protein: MQHREMQRVLAENRHVIDDNTLLQRELTAAKDEIHRLGQVIPKLRAEKEANIRVLIERGLKLEADLHASEPLRAEVIQLRTEIQKLNSLRLELFSQVQGLTKDINQLQAENQQLVGMRADVDGMHKELVEARRAYEYEKKANEEQVEQKQAMEKNLISMAREIEMLRAEQLNVERRTRGLGFLSFSHFHTRIHADKHIHF